A portion of the Leptospira kobayashii genome contains these proteins:
- a CDS encoding PAS domain S-box protein has product MERTYSFLSPSQPHMLNEPGFAQTILNTVASLILVLDTEGRIKVFNRRCQEKTGYSFEEVENQSFWDILILESERTFIRSEFKKVIEKGGGPPQFQNVWQTKSKDQIMILWNNAYLVDKEGKLEYILGAGTDITEEILAKEAFETQSIFETYLNSFSRKLNFASYEDVPKTLKASLAEMANRMGARFASILNLSLPAISWEEMEKTDYSFYTDWMYQNSQEFQLESFLVREIFSRITDNKVVLVGKDKIIEVGLPDQAIHWIFVPVKNSNQVLCFYSDRFNFSPSQFTTPLRLYCDLFGNGLDRITFDRRLREERDFLNKVMAISVDGIAILNPTGRIIYANRSSEKILGLERKEGDVTRYNSPKFGYKTLDGNPFPEDNQPFAVVCKTKQPVENIIQIISWEGGSEKTISVTGAPILKESGEIEMVVFFISDISSKLLQEKKLKESEARLRLAVDVAKIGIWEWDISNDYFLGSERLYELYFVPKDRLPNFESFRNLVYTEDKNIFNEIIEQALSENDRAIYLQYRFVDKAQKIHWMEGYVKVSESEKQSRRMIGVVRDITSRMNFERELKESESRFQAFYQITTEAIWISDSNFSRIVDANPAFFSRFGYAEDELDSIDISGLFARESWDLILKEGFTENTSVNLFACEKAGTLFPVSVKTRAIYDKGVVRTAVSMQDLTFHKVIDELRTYNGEILRKNDLIEKQKQDLVDAMQKLQLAQAQLVQSEKMAALGHLIAGIAHEINNPIGAIQASNENLRTAQMGFPERIRSLKEIYSVIDYDTLDDMMNLLSDSYNTSDFISGLEARNKKKILIQALKEKSIEDAESIADSAIDLGIHEVILKYIKLLQHPHSPEILEIIFRQIQSLNMSKTIQVAVDRASKIIYALKNYSHFDQEGVPIPGNITEGINTVLTIYQDKIRRGVEVIRNFESSPSIYCYPDDLLHVWTNIIFNALQAMNFKGSLVIRTFCTDNHLVVSIMDTGPGIPEEHREKIFEPFFTTKAPGEGSGLGLDIVKRVIARHKGEIKIDSEPGRTEFRIYLPMDLHLREK; this is encoded by the coding sequence ATGGAACGGACTTATAGTTTTCTTTCTCCCTCCCAACCTCACATGCTGAATGAACCCGGCTTTGCTCAAACGATCCTAAATACAGTCGCTTCTCTTATACTGGTTCTGGACACGGAAGGCCGAATTAAGGTCTTTAACCGGCGCTGTCAGGAAAAAACAGGATATTCCTTTGAAGAAGTGGAAAATCAATCTTTCTGGGACATATTGATCTTGGAATCGGAACGTACCTTCATCCGGTCCGAATTCAAAAAAGTCATAGAAAAAGGAGGAGGCCCTCCTCAATTCCAAAATGTTTGGCAGACAAAGTCGAAAGATCAGATCATGATCCTTTGGAACAATGCATATCTGGTTGATAAAGAAGGAAAACTGGAATACATACTTGGCGCAGGAACTGACATTACCGAGGAAATATTAGCTAAGGAAGCTTTCGAGACCCAAAGTATTTTTGAAACCTATCTGAATTCGTTTTCCAGAAAATTGAATTTCGCTTCCTATGAAGATGTTCCCAAAACTCTAAAAGCAAGTCTTGCGGAAATGGCAAATCGAATGGGAGCGAGATTTGCTTCCATATTAAATTTATCTCTGCCAGCGATCAGTTGGGAGGAAATGGAAAAAACGGATTATTCCTTTTATACCGATTGGATGTACCAAAATTCGCAGGAATTCCAATTGGAAAGTTTTCTTGTTCGGGAAATATTCAGTCGCATAACAGACAATAAAGTTGTTTTGGTGGGAAAGGACAAGATCATTGAGGTTGGACTTCCCGATCAGGCAATCCATTGGATCTTCGTTCCCGTTAAAAATTCGAATCAGGTTTTATGTTTTTACTCGGATAGGTTTAATTTTTCTCCCAGCCAATTCACTACCCCTCTTCGTTTGTATTGTGATTTGTTCGGGAACGGATTAGACCGTATTACATTTGATCGTCGGTTGAGGGAAGAAAGGGATTTTTTAAATAAGGTGATGGCAATCTCCGTAGACGGAATTGCAATACTCAATCCTACGGGTCGGATTATTTATGCAAATAGAAGTTCTGAAAAAATTCTTGGATTGGAAAGAAAGGAAGGAGATGTAACTAGATACAATTCGCCTAAGTTCGGTTATAAAACACTGGATGGAAATCCTTTCCCGGAAGATAACCAACCGTTTGCAGTTGTTTGTAAAACAAAACAACCTGTTGAAAATATAATTCAAATTATCAGCTGGGAAGGGGGGAGTGAAAAAACCATTTCCGTTACAGGGGCACCCATTTTAAAAGAAAGCGGTGAGATAGAGATGGTAGTGTTTTTTATCTCCGATATTTCATCCAAACTGTTGCAGGAAAAAAAACTGAAAGAATCGGAAGCAAGACTTAGGCTTGCAGTCGATGTCGCAAAAATCGGAATTTGGGAATGGGATATTTCCAACGATTATTTTCTCGGAAGCGAGAGACTTTACGAATTGTACTTTGTTCCCAAAGACAGACTTCCGAATTTTGAAAGTTTCAGGAATTTGGTTTATACCGAAGATAAAAATATCTTTAATGAAATCATTGAGCAGGCATTAAGCGAAAATGACAGAGCCATTTATCTTCAGTATCGTTTTGTTGATAAGGCGCAAAAAATCCACTGGATGGAAGGTTATGTCAAAGTCTCCGAATCCGAAAAACAATCCAGAAGGATGATCGGAGTTGTCCGCGATATCACTTCCCGAATGAATTTTGAAAGAGAACTGAAAGAAAGCGAATCCAGGTTTCAGGCATTTTATCAAATCACGACCGAAGCCATTTGGATTTCCGATTCTAATTTTTCCAGGATCGTGGATGCCAATCCTGCTTTTTTTAGTCGGTTCGGTTATGCGGAAGATGAGCTAGATTCCATTGATATATCCGGTTTATTTGCCCGCGAATCCTGGGATTTGATTTTAAAGGAAGGTTTTACGGAGAATACAAGTGTTAATTTGTTTGCCTGTGAAAAAGCCGGAACCCTGTTTCCTGTGAGCGTAAAGACCCGCGCCATCTATGATAAAGGAGTCGTTCGGACAGCGGTCAGCATGCAGGATCTAACTTTTCATAAAGTGATTGATGAACTTAGAACTTATAACGGAGAAATTTTAAGAAAGAACGACCTAATTGAAAAACAAAAACAGGACTTGGTGGATGCAATGCAGAAATTGCAACTGGCGCAAGCACAGTTGGTTCAATCGGAAAAAATGGCGGCATTGGGACATTTGATCGCGGGTATCGCTCATGAAATCAATAATCCGATCGGTGCAATCCAGGCAAGCAATGAAAACCTTCGTACTGCTCAAATGGGTTTTCCGGAAAGGATTCGTTCTCTCAAGGAAATTTATTCCGTCATCGACTATGATACATTAGACGATATGATGAATCTTCTTTCCGACAGTTACAACACTTCCGATTTTATCTCAGGTCTGGAGGCCAGGAACAAAAAGAAAATTTTAATCCAGGCTTTGAAGGAAAAATCGATAGAAGATGCCGAATCCATCGCGGATTCAGCCATCGATCTGGGAATCCATGAAGTGATTTTGAAATACATTAAATTACTGCAACATCCTCATTCCCCGGAGATTTTGGAGATCATATTCAGGCAGATTCAGTCGCTTAATATGAGTAAGACGATACAGGTAGCTGTGGATCGTGCTTCCAAGATCATTTATGCTTTGAAAAATTATTCCCATTTTGATCAGGAAGGAGTTCCCATCCCGGGCAATATTACGGAAGGAATCAACACTGTACTAACGATTTATCAGGATAAAATCAGAAGGGGAGTGGAAGTGATTCGGAATTTCGAATCCTCTCCTTCCATATATTGTTATCCGGATGACCTACTTCATGTTTGGACCAATATTATATTTAACGCACTTCAGGCGATGAACTTCAAAGGAAGCTTGGTCATCCGTACTTTCTGTACGGACAATCATCTTGTGGTTTCGATTATGGATACCGGTCCGGGGATTCCGGAAGAACATCGGGAAAAAATCTTCGAGCCGTTCTTTACAACCAAGGCTCCGGGAGAAGGAAGCGGCCTTGGGCTAGATATAGTCAAACGGGTGATTGCGAGACACAAAGGAGAAATTAAAATAGATTCGGAGCCGGGCAGAACCGAATTCCGGATTTATCTTCCTATGGATTTACACTTAAGGGAAAAGTAG
- a CDS encoding methylmalonyl-CoA mutase family protein, translated as MEDLLFSEFPGTGSQTWKDLILKDLKGASYDKVQWETEEGFSIEPYYRAEDLEALDLPTLQRKEKGWLITDPIYQNQSITLANEEAKSLEKKGADALLFYSHEEAGNRFGIPLPGPDDLQRLFSGLDLKKTPVILSLANRTPDFAKEIRSFAKEAKQILTDYDPLGSALLCGEMGGSEEKIKSNLATLVSSGSERFICIHSYYLRESGSTITQELAYSLAWAVEYLNILIESGAKPSVAAGSVWFWTGIGSDYFTEIAKFRSLRVLWAKILDAFEPGLGEKSPAQIHASTTEWNFTAYDPYVNMLRGTTAAMSAVIGGADSVTVHPFDKVYNDSNEFGVRIARNSQLLLRHESHLDKVDDPSSGSYYLESLTHKLCEVSWTEFQSVEKDGGFYKSLLDGKIQSKIESSEKKKREAVSSRKQTLLGTNQYPLASERHSDLQDSIGKSNDRINAPVQTKFKRLNYLRLSWDFDRLRFATDVHFEKTKSVPKVFLLTIGNLGMRKARAAFSSNYIGCLGYTIQDNLGFDSIEEGIQAAKNFKADMVVLCSSDEEYIELIPAFCEGMKKNLPNVWRVLAGFPKDLISKSESEGIEDFIHLKRNVIEFMEKAQKKLGVL; from the coding sequence TTGGAAGATTTATTATTTTCGGAATTTCCCGGAACGGGAAGTCAAACATGGAAGGACCTGATTTTAAAAGATCTGAAAGGTGCTTCCTATGACAAAGTACAGTGGGAAACAGAAGAAGGCTTTTCCATCGAACCTTATTACAGAGCGGAAGATTTAGAAGCTCTCGACTTACCTACACTCCAACGTAAAGAAAAAGGTTGGCTCATCACAGATCCGATTTACCAAAATCAGTCCATCACTCTTGCCAATGAAGAAGCAAAGTCCTTAGAAAAGAAAGGGGCTGATGCCTTATTATTTTATTCTCATGAAGAAGCGGGGAACCGATTCGGAATTCCACTTCCCGGCCCGGACGATTTGCAAAGATTGTTCTCCGGATTGGATCTGAAAAAGACTCCCGTTATTCTGTCTTTGGCTAATCGTACCCCCGACTTTGCAAAAGAGATCCGTAGTTTTGCAAAAGAAGCCAAACAAATTCTTACAGACTATGATCCGTTAGGTTCTGCACTTCTTTGCGGAGAAATGGGCGGTTCCGAAGAAAAGATAAAATCCAATTTAGCAACTCTTGTTTCTTCCGGTTCGGAAAGATTCATCTGCATTCATTCTTATTACTTGAGAGAATCCGGCAGTACGATCACCCAGGAATTAGCTTATTCCCTGGCTTGGGCCGTCGAATATTTGAATATTCTAATTGAATCAGGGGCAAAACCTTCCGTTGCAGCCGGGTCCGTTTGGTTTTGGACCGGGATTGGATCCGATTATTTTACTGAAATTGCGAAATTTCGATCTTTGCGGGTTCTTTGGGCGAAAATCCTGGATGCATTTGAGCCGGGACTAGGAGAAAAATCTCCTGCACAAATACATGCCAGTACGACTGAGTGGAATTTCACAGCCTATGATCCTTATGTAAATATGTTAAGAGGAACAACTGCAGCGATGTCCGCCGTAATCGGTGGAGCGGATTCGGTTACAGTACATCCATTCGATAAAGTTTACAACGATTCCAACGAGTTCGGAGTAAGGATTGCCCGCAATTCCCAATTGCTTCTCAGACATGAATCCCATCTGGACAAAGTGGATGATCCTTCTTCGGGATCCTATTATTTGGAATCTCTCACTCATAAATTATGCGAAGTTTCCTGGACAGAATTTCAGTCCGTTGAAAAGGATGGAGGATTCTACAAATCTTTGTTAGATGGCAAGATCCAATCGAAGATAGAGTCCTCGGAAAAGAAAAAAAGGGAAGCCGTTTCCAGTCGCAAACAAACTCTATTAGGAACAAACCAGTATCCATTGGCTTCCGAACGCCATTCGGATTTGCAAGATTCCATCGGCAAAAGTAACGACCGCATAAATGCTCCCGTTCAAACAAAGTTCAAACGATTGAATTACTTAAGATTATCTTGGGATTTCGACAGACTCCGATTTGCAACGGATGTTCATTTTGAAAAAACAAAATCGGTTCCGAAAGTATTCCTACTTACGATCGGAAACTTAGGGATGAGAAAAGCACGTGCGGCATTCAGCTCTAATTATATAGGATGTTTGGGTTATACAATCCAGGACAATTTGGGATTTGATTCCATAGAAGAAGGGATTCAAGCCGCCAAAAATTTCAAAGCGGATATGGTCGTACTTTGTTCTTCCGACGAAGAATATATCGAACTTATCCCTGCATTTTGCGAAGGAATGAAAAAAAACCTACCGAATGTTTGGCGGGTTTTGGCGGGTTTTCCGAAAGATCTGATTTCAAAATCGGAGTCGGAAGGTATTGAAGATTTCATTCATCTCAAAAGAAACGTGATAGAGTTTATGGAAAAAGCGCAAAAAAAATTAGGGGTTCTGTAG
- a CDS encoding lysoplasmalogenase — translation MAKEIVLFGLYSLIHLLAILTIPKENYFFLPSKIIPILILIVALLRYWKELELRGKLVAVALVFSSFGDSFLALPDPKYFVPGLGSFLVAQLIYSGAFSLGSPLKLILFLPFLAYGVTFYSLLFPHLGPLAVPVAVYVLAICLMGWRALARKSVTHAFRVGLLGAISFIVSDSIIAYSMFLNPAMDRTLASILIMITYYLAQALLYESAKVEELILKDSKST, via the coding sequence ATGGCAAAAGAAATTGTTTTATTTGGTTTGTATTCCCTCATCCACCTCCTTGCGATTTTGACAATCCCAAAAGAGAATTATTTTTTTCTTCCTTCCAAAATCATTCCTATCTTGATTTTGATTGTAGCCCTCCTTCGTTATTGGAAGGAATTGGAACTACGAGGAAAATTGGTAGCGGTCGCACTTGTGTTCTCTTCTTTCGGAGATTCCTTTCTTGCTCTTCCCGATCCCAAATACTTTGTTCCGGGACTTGGATCTTTTCTTGTAGCACAGTTGATTTATTCGGGAGCATTTTCTCTCGGTTCTCCTTTGAAGCTGATTCTATTTTTACCTTTTCTTGCTTACGGGGTTACCTTTTATTCCCTTTTGTTTCCGCATTTGGGACCACTCGCCGTTCCTGTCGCGGTGTATGTACTCGCGATCTGTCTTATGGGTTGGAGAGCGCTTGCCCGTAAATCAGTGACTCATGCATTCAGAGTCGGACTCTTGGGAGCGATCTCATTTATAGTTTCCGATTCCATCATTGCCTATTCCATGTTTTTGAATCCAGCTATGGACAGAACTCTTGCTTCCATACTGATCATGATTACATATTATTTGGCACAAGCGCTACTTTATGAATCAGCCAAGGTAGAAGAGTTGATCTTAAAAGATTCGAAAAGTACTTGA